Proteins encoded in a region of the Raphanus sativus cultivar WK10039 chromosome 8, ASM80110v3, whole genome shotgun sequence genome:
- the LOC108820445 gene encoding putative F-box protein At1g53360, with protein MARSITRPRLLFTFKVEDKLFIFSATQPQNLGGGNCSIVATRYKDFPKHFPTETLDDLSRGLVCLHGPVIIRGRRTLIVCNLVTGEFIDLAKVKATDTKRSYIGYDPFNKQFKVLFLTSYGRQNRVLTLETGKPLRMRYTMECEHHAGEYGEVCIDGVLYYEAYFKESASHMIVCFDFSFEKFSFIETNREMENVSLFNYKGKLGAYFQDWHSKKLRLWVLDDAEKHEWSKSIYVLSHLYSEKIGHNSYIVGITSAGEIVFTLVGHLNPDFYLFFYNMERDTCTRVDIKGFEEFKHHNLHITTYLDYVENIMPL; from the coding sequence ATGGCTAGGTCTATAACTCGTCCACGGCTCTTGTTCACCTTCAAAGTAGAGGACAAGTTATTCATCTTCTCTGCAACTCAACCTCAAAACCTAGGCGGTGGCAACTGTTCTATTGTAGCTACACGTTATAAAGATTTTCCCAAACATTTTCCAACCGAAACCCTTGACGACTTGTCCAGGGGATTGGTATGTCTTCATGGACCGGTAATAATAAGAGGAAGAAGGACTCTAATAGTTTGTAACCTCGTCACGGGTGAGTTCATAGACTTAGCCAAAGTGAAAGCGACGGATACTAAAAGGAGCTACATTGGCTACGATCCGTTCAACAAACAGTTTAAAGTGTTGTTTCTAACCAGTTATGGAAGACAAAACCGTGTTTTGACATTGGAGACTGGAAAGCCTTTACGGATGAGATACACCATGGAATGTGAACACCATGCTGGTGAATATGGTGAAGTATGCATCGATGGTGTTTTGTATTACGAAGCTTACTTTAAAGAATCAGCATCTCATATGATAGTTTGCTTTGACTTTAGCTTTGAAAAGTTCAGTTTTATTGAGACAAATCGTGAAATGGAGAACGTCTCTTTATTCAACTACAAAGGTAAATTAGGTGCCTATTTTCAAGACTGGCATAGCAAAAAACTGCGGTTGTGGGTTCTAGATGATGCTGAGAAACATGAATGGTCCAAAAGTATATATGTGTTGTCTCATTTATACAGTGAGAAGATCGGGCACAACTCTTACATTGTTGGAATCACTAGTGCCGGTGAGATTGTGTTTACGCTGGTTGGTCACTTAAACCCTGATTTCTACCTTTTCTTTTACAATATGGAGAGGGACACTTGTACAAGAGTCGATATTAAGGGGTTTGAAGAGTTTAAGCATCATAATTTGCATATTACTACCTATCTGGACTATGTAGAGAATATTATGCCcttgtaa
- the LOC108823017 gene encoding transcription initiation factor TFIID subunit 9: MAGEGEEDMPRDAKIVKSLLKSMGVEDYEPRVVHQFLELWYRYVVEVLTDAQVYSEHASKSTIDCDDVKLAIQSKVSFGFSQPPPREVLLELAASRNKIPLPKSIAGPGIPLPPEQDTLLSPNYQLVIPKKSASTEPEETEDDEEMTDPAQSSSQEQQTSELPSQTPQRVSFPLSRRPK; encoded by the exons ATGGCTGGAGAAGGTGAAGAAGATATGCCAAGAGACGCCAAGATTGTCAAGTCTCTGCTTAAGTCGATGGGCGTTGAGGACTACGAGCCTCGCGTGGTCCACCAGTTTCTCGAATTATGGTACCGTTACGTGGTCGAAGTGTTGACCGATGCTCAGGTTTACTCGGAGCACGCTAGCAAATCCACCATCGATTGTGACGATGTGAAGCTAGCTATTCAATCCAAAGTTAGTTTCGGCTTCTCGCAGCCTCCTCCAAGAGAG GTGCTGCTAGAGCTTGCTGCGAGCAGGAACAAGATTCCTTTGCCTAAATCGATAGCAGGACCAGGCATTCCGCTCCCGCCTGAACAGGACACATTGCTTAGCCCAAACTACCAGCTCGTTATACCGAAGAAGTCAGCTTCAACGGAACCCGAAGAAACAGAGGACGATGAAGAAATGACAGATCCTGCACAATCATCATCTCAAGAACAACAAACATCTGAGCTTCCAAGCCAAACTCCTCAAAGGGTGTCTTTTCCTCTCTCTAGACGACCCAAATAA
- the LOC108823016 gene encoding E3 ubiquitin-protein ligase SPL2, giving the protein MSSADRAVLSLLTDIFLSFDGAILGVTLAFGAVHAASKYASTSAALSKIKDAPEVSVSDLRSLIPPSDDESSHVNQRVVVVRGAVEPKVTGDGSHKNNNNNNVLISQETGEKALIIHRTQTYMYSGWKSLFLNGHRLLLERSMPKQGADFMRMVPFVIVDKNQRSQSSFLLVNMDGARQPLPLTTVYNRLQPISSSPYAFLQALFFPEYPAGVLHVEKILPPGRDLTAVGICRFNNGVPEIKSCQDLPYFLSDMTKDKMIVDLTETTSVLFWGGVILGCLSVGILGFAAVRAWNRWKLRNHQRDRRRPDQHMVDDDTEEDADEIPDGELCVICVTRRRIPAFIPCGHVVCCRYCALTVERRSNPKCPVCLQSIRGSMRIYYS; this is encoded by the exons ATGTCCTCGGCGGATCGAGCCGTTCTTTCCCTGTTGACCGACATCTTTCTATCCTTCGACGGAGCAATCCTCGGCGTAACCCTAGCTTTCGGCGCCGTTCACGCTGCTTCCAAGTACGCCTCCACCTCCGCGGCGTTGAGTAAGATCAAAGACGCCCCCGAAGTCTCCGTCTCCGACCTCCGATCACTGATTCCGCCGTCTGACGACGAGAGTAGCCATGTTAATCAGCGTGTCGTGGTGGTTCGCGGAGCCGTCGAACCTAAAGTCACCGGTGATGGGAGTcacaagaacaacaacaacaacaacgtgCTAATCTCTCAGGAGACTGGAGAGAAAGCTCTTATCATCCATAGAACTCAAACT TATATGTATAGTGGATGGAAGTCTCTGTTTTTAAATGGTCACCGGCTTCTTTTGGAAAGATCTATGCCCAAACAAGGAGCTGACTTTATGAGAATG GTCCCGTTTGTTATTGTGGATAAGAACCAACGGTCGCAGTCTAGTTTCCTCCTTGTTAACATGGATGGTGCAAGGCAGCCTCTTCCTCTTACCACTGTGTATAATCGTTTGCAGCCTATTAGTTCATCTCCCTATGCGTTTCTTCAAGCCTTATTCTTCCCTGAGTATCCT gCTGGTGTGCTTCATGTAGAGAAGATTTTACCACCTGGGAGAGACTTAACAGCTGTTGGTATCTGTAGATTTAACAATGGAGTTCCTGAAATCAAGTCTTGCCAAGATCTCCCCTATTTCTT ATCAGATATGACTAAGGACAAGATGATAGTGGACCTTACGGAGACTACCAGTGTATTATTCTGGGGCGGTGTGATCCTGGGCTGTTTGTCTGTTGGCATCCTTGGCTTTGCTGCTGTCAG GGCCTGGAATAGATGGAAACTACGGAACCATCAGAGAGACAGAAGACGACCAGACCAACACATGGTAGATGATGATACAGAAGAAGATGCAGATGAGATTCCAGATGGAGAATTGTGTGTGATCTGTGTGACCAGAAGGAGAATTCCTGCGTTCATTCCATGTGGACATGTAGTATGTTGCAGATACTGCGCCTTAACCGTGGAGCGAAGGTCGAACCCCAAGTGTCCTGTTTGTCTCCAGAGCATTAGAGGGTCCATGCGCATATATTACTCTTGA